The following DNA comes from Desulfobaculum xiamenense.
TGAGGTCGCGAATGGCCTCGGAACGCGTCTGATAACTGTTTTCCTCGCAATGACTGTCGAACTTGTCCAGCAGATCGGAATCAAGCGAAACACCGAAACGAATCGTCTTTCCCATTGCGTCCTCCGGAAGTTGAGTGGTGTTTCATGCCTGCCCCGCGAGGGTCAAGGCCTTTTCGAAATTTCAAGGATGTGGACCGTAACAGAATGCCCCTCCCACTGGATGTGCTCGGTATGCACCCGCTCGCAGCCCCAGCCGAGTGCGGCCACGGCCTCGCCGAAGGGTCTGGCCACGGCGCGGTCAGGTTCGGCTATCCATGCCCGCCCGCCGGGGACGAGCACATGATCCAGAAACGACAGCACGGAGCCGATGAAACGCTTCTCGTAGATGACGTCCCCGGCCCAGACGAATTGAGCGCTGCCAGCAGCGATGGCCGCATTGCGCCAGTCCATCTGAATCCACAGAGGCTGCGCCACGCGGTTCAGGTCCGCGTTGCCGCGCGCGAAGAACAGCGGCTCGAATTCGTAATCAAAGGCGATGACGCGCGCGCCGAAAAGCGAACCGGCCAAAGCCGTCAGCCCCAGCCCGCACCCCATGTCGACGCATACGCGCCCGGCGATGCGGGCACGGTTCGCGCCCAGCCACGCCGACAGCACGACACTGGACGGCCACACCTCCGCCCAATAGGGCAGGCGCTCGTCCTCGGTGAATTCGTCCTCGCCGATGAGTTCCCACAGCGTTTCGAGGTCCGCGGTGCGCTCAATGAGCCACGACCGACCAGCGGCCACAACTTCGAGCCGCTGCCTGGGACCGTCCAGATCGACAATGGTAGCGCCACGTTTCACGCCCACGGGTGTGCCTCCGCCATATGCGGCAACGCGCCGCCAGTTCTCCACTTCATTGGAGCGCGGTACACCCGTGGTAGCACGATGTCAACTCCACAGGCACAAGCCATGGCATCCCTGCGGGAGCATGTTGCGAAATGGCGGGCACCAGACGGCAATCGGGTATGACGCGGCGGACAGTGCCGCAGTGAAAGGAATGCGTCGCAGCCGGATGCATCTCCGGGCTCGACCGATCAGGGCGGATTTTCAGAAGACGAACTCGACGAGCGCATGCCAGCCCGTGAACACCTGCCCCATCGCCAGCGTGACGAGGACGACATTGCACAGGCCATGCAGCACGGGCAAAAGCACCCGGCGGCCGCGCCGACGGTCCATGTACACCCCGGAAGCGAGGCCCACGAACAGAAGCGGTGCCATGAACCCTGCGGCGTTGACGAAATGCCACCCGGTTGCGCCCACGCGCTCCCAGAAGTGCCACGTAATGGCCATCGCGCCAGCCATGCCAAGCCCCCAGCCGCAAAGCACAACCAGCCCGAGCGTCACGTGTCTACGCCACGCGAAGCGCACCGGTTGGCCGAAATGGGCCATTCGGAAACGCCGCGCGCCAAGGTGCAGCACATAGAGCGATAGCAGATTGACCACCACCATGGATACGGGATGAAACAGGAGCATATCACCTCCATTCAGCAGGTCGCGCGGGACAGACCGCGTCGCAAGCGCCGTTGTCGCGCCAATCCCCGGAACACGCCGGTAGGCGCGGCTCTGGACGCATCGCCCGGCATGTGCGAATCTTTTTCCCCAAACATCACTTTACACGAAAAACAATGATTCGCATCGACCAACTCAGCCATTCCTATCCGGGCGGCACGACCGTGCTTTCCGACATCAACCTATCCATAACGCGCGGAACCCTACTGGCCCTCGTGGGAACCAACGGCTCGGGCAAATCCACGCTGCTCTCGCTTCTGGCGGGCATTCTACGGCCCACGCGGGGCACAATCTCTCGCGGCGGGTTCACCTCTCCCGGAGACGAAGCCGCCATGCGCCGCAGTTCGGGCCTGCTCCTTCAGGACGCGGACCTGCAAATCCTCGGTGCCACCGTGGAGGAGGACATCCTGCTCGGCTTCGCCACGGACGACAACGTAGCCCGGACCAAGGCGCTGGACATGGCCCAACGCTTCGGTCTCGCCGACCAGTGGCACACGCCCGTCCAGCATCTCTCGTGGGGGCAGAAGCGCAAACTGTGCCTCGCGGCCGCCCTGCTCCGCCAGCCCGACTGCCTGCTGCTGGACGAACCCTTCAGCGGGCTCGACTATCCAGGCATGATCGAAATGCGCGAGATGCTCATCGCAAGCCGCTCCGCGGGCCTCACGCAGGTGGTGACCTCGCACGATCTGGAGCCGCTGGCCGACATCGTGGACGTCATGGCCGTGATGCATGCGGGACGCATCGCCCTCTCGGGCGCACCGCGCGACATCCTCGACCATGTGCGCGAATTCGGAGTCCGCCCGCCCAGCTCGTGGACCGCCAACCGCACCTTGCAGCCATGGGACTGACCGGCATGGCGCACGAAAGCACGCCACACGCGCAAAGTCCGGCACCCGGACGCGAACGTCCCACCCTCGACCCACGCGTGCGGGTACTGCTGGCCTTCAGCTATGGTCTGGTGGTGCTCCACTCGGGCACGCTGGGGCTGGCGGTCATACTCGGCGCGCTGTGCGCGGTCGCTCTGGCGGTAACGCGCACGCATCCGACGGACCGAAGCGTTTTCAAGGCCTGCGCGGCCTTCGTCGGCCTCTGGGTGGGAATCAAGACGGGGGTGGATATGTGGTCGGGCATCGCGCCCACGCAGGCGCTCATGGGCGGCGGCATCCTCGGCATGCGCCTGTTCGCGCTCATGCTTATCGGCCTGTGCCTCGCCCTGTCGGCATCGCCACGCACGATGGGCACTGCGCTGGCGTGGATGCTGCGCCCGATTCTGCGGGGGAAGGCATGGATCGTCGCCCTCGCAATGGCGCTCATGATCCACTTTCTACCGTTGACGTGGCAGGTCTTCACCCGCGTCCGGCACACCATGGCCCTACGCGCATCCAACCTCCCACTGCGT
Coding sequences within:
- a CDS encoding class I SAM-dependent methyltransferase, which gives rise to MGVKRGATIVDLDGPRQRLEVVAAGRSWLIERTADLETLWELIGEDEFTEDERLPYWAEVWPSSVVLSAWLGANRARIAGRVCVDMGCGLGLTALAGSLFGARVIAFDYEFEPLFFARGNADLNRVAQPLWIQMDWRNAAIAAGSAQFVWAGDVIYEKRFIGSVLSFLDHVLVPGGRAWIAEPDRAVARPFGEAVAALGWGCERVHTEHIQWEGHSVTVHILEISKRP
- a CDS encoding DUF4079 domain-containing protein is translated as MLLFHPVSMVVVNLLSLYVLHLGARRFRMAHFGQPVRFAWRRHVTLGLVVLCGWGLGMAGAMAITWHFWERVGATGWHFVNAAGFMAPLLFVGLASGVYMDRRRGRRVLLPVLHGLCNVVLVTLAMGQVFTGWHALVEFVF
- a CDS encoding energy-coupling factor ABC transporter ATP-binding protein, coding for MIRIDQLSHSYPGGTTVLSDINLSITRGTLLALVGTNGSGKSTLLSLLAGILRPTRGTISRGGFTSPGDEAAMRRSSGLLLQDADLQILGATVEEDILLGFATDDNVARTKALDMAQRFGLADQWHTPVQHLSWGQKRKLCLAAALLRQPDCLLLDEPFSGLDYPGMIEMREMLIASRSAGLTQVVTSHDLEPLADIVDVMAVMHAGRIALSGAPRDILDHVREFGVRPPSSWTANRTLQPWD
- a CDS encoding energy-coupling factor transporter transmembrane component T, with amino-acid sequence MAHESTPHAQSPAPGRERPTLDPRVRVLLAFSYGLVVLHSGTLGLAVILGALCAVALAVTRTHPTDRSVFKACAAFVGLWVGIKTGVDMWSGIAPTQALMGGGILGMRLFALMLIGLCLALSASPRTMGTALAWMLRPILRGKAWIVALAMALMIHFLPLTWQVFTRVRHTMALRASNLPLRSRIMLFPQAAMRALSLKTWNQTVAIAARGLDRESAWQTRFPLNAAHWALGALLILVGCVLARL